A part of Thermotoga petrophila RKU-1 genomic DNA contains:
- a CDS encoding MBL fold metallo-hydrolase — protein sequence MEIERLTERVSYVPNPVNIGVVHAENSSVLIDSGIDESVPRKVSRLLEKPPFYLINTHSHADHCGGNAFLKKRFSTRVFAPKMEKEIIENTVFEPFYLYGAHPPGELRNKFLMADPSAVDEAIEEGTITIESVDLEIVPLSGHSPNQIGVAVDGVLFCADAVFSEETLRKHRIFVIYSVEKFLETLDFLEKTNYSCYVPSHGEVTRDIGELVEKNRKTVENIINAVLEITVNPVSTDELMKQLFNRFEITLENLTQYILYRSTVHAYLSFLLDRKEIEREFRDNVLVWRRC from the coding sequence GTGGAGATAGAACGCCTCACAGAGAGGGTGTCTTACGTTCCAAACCCGGTGAACATAGGAGTCGTTCACGCAGAAAATTCCAGCGTTCTCATAGACAGCGGCATCGACGAAAGCGTTCCGAGAAAGGTCTCACGTCTTTTAGAAAAGCCTCCGTTCTATCTCATAAACACCCACTCACACGCCGACCACTGCGGCGGGAACGCCTTTCTGAAAAAGCGCTTCTCCACCCGCGTGTTCGCCCCAAAGATGGAAAAAGAGATCATAGAAAACACCGTCTTTGAGCCTTTCTACCTGTACGGTGCTCATCCTCCAGGTGAACTCAGAAACAAGTTTCTCATGGCAGACCCCTCCGCTGTCGATGAGGCGATCGAAGAGGGAACCATCACGATTGAGAGCGTGGATCTTGAGATAGTACCTCTTTCTGGACACTCACCGAACCAGATCGGAGTGGCTGTGGATGGTGTCCTTTTCTGTGCAGACGCCGTGTTTTCTGAAGAAACACTGAGAAAACACAGAATATTCGTCATCTACAGCGTGGAGAAGTTCCTTGAAACGCTCGACTTTCTTGAAAAGACAAACTACAGCTGCTACGTTCCGTCTCATGGAGAGGTGACTCGAGATATCGGTGAACTTGTGGAGAAAAACAGAAAGACGGTGGAGAACATCATCAACGCTGTTCTGGAAATCACAGTAAATCCTGTGAGCACAGACGAACTGATGAAACAGCTCTTCAACAGATTCGAAATCACACTGGAGAATCTCACACAGTACATACTCTACAGATCCACCGTTCACGCGTATCTGAGCTTTCTTCTGGACAGGAAAGAGATAGAGAGGGAATTCAGAGACAACGTTCTTGTATGGAGGCGGTGCTGA
- the wecB gene encoding non-hydrolyzing UDP-N-acetylglucosamine 2-epimerase codes for MRVLSLVGARPQIIKEAMLHREFKEKGIEEILVHSGQHYDYNMSDVFFEVLEIRQPHYNLNVGSGTHGEMTGKIMIEFEKVLLREKPDLVLVYGDTNTTLAGALVAAKLKIPVAHVEAGLRQHPKDMPEEINRIVTDRVSQILFCPSELAVENLRKEGITEGVYFTCDVMYDLFLKMKPLFRYDLFRTLGLKENGYIVCTIHRDFNTDVPERLREILEQLRRLSKRYEVVFPVHPRTAKRIREFGLAELLNEILVIEPADYLNMMGLIEKSRFVITDSGGLQKEAYWCGKRAIVVMPDTGWRELVEAGWNVLSEPDEITEKSEYIDNHVSLPENVYGEGNASEKLAEVILQL; via the coding sequence TTGAGAGTACTCTCACTGGTCGGTGCAAGGCCTCAGATCATAAAAGAGGCGATGCTTCACAGGGAATTCAAAGAGAAGGGGATAGAGGAGATCCTCGTTCACTCCGGACAGCACTACGACTACAACATGTCAGATGTGTTCTTTGAAGTTCTTGAAATCAGACAACCTCATTACAATCTCAACGTGGGATCTGGAACACATGGAGAAATGACGGGAAAGATCATGATCGAGTTTGAAAAGGTTCTCCTCAGGGAAAAACCTGATCTTGTTCTGGTTTACGGTGACACCAACACGACTCTGGCTGGCGCGCTCGTGGCTGCAAAACTCAAAATACCTGTCGCACACGTTGAGGCAGGGTTGAGACAGCATCCCAAAGACATGCCCGAGGAGATAAACAGGATCGTCACAGATCGAGTCTCTCAGATTCTTTTCTGTCCCAGTGAACTTGCCGTGGAGAACCTGAGAAAAGAAGGCATTACAGAAGGTGTTTATTTCACCTGTGATGTGATGTATGACTTATTTTTGAAAATGAAGCCGCTGTTTAGATATGATTTGTTCAGAACGCTGGGTTTAAAAGAAAACGGGTACATTGTATGTACGATACATAGGGATTTCAACACAGATGTTCCAGAAAGATTGAGAGAAATACTTGAGCAGCTCAGAAGATTATCGAAGAGATATGAGGTAGTATTTCCAGTGCATCCTCGAACTGCAAAAAGAATAAGAGAATTTGGACTGGCTGAATTGCTAAATGAAATCCTTGTGATAGAACCTGCCGACTATCTCAACATGATGGGCCTGATAGAGAAAAGCAGATTTGTGATAACAGACTCTGGAGGACTGCAGAAAGAAGCCTACTGGTGTGGGAAAAGAGCGATAGTGGTGATGCCAGACACAGGCTGGAGAGAACTCGTCGAGGCAGGCTGGAACGTTTTGAGTGAACCAGATGAGATCACAGAAAAATCAGAGTATATTGACAATCATGTCAGTCTTCCAGAGAATGTCTATGGTGAGGGCAATGCCAGTGAAAAGCTCGCAGAAGTGATCCTTCAACTCTAG
- the rpsR gene encoding 30S ribosomal protein S18 encodes MAYKRKRKKVKKCRLCEMELDYVDYKDTRLLSEFLTDKGKIIPKRLTGNCSKHQRMVKVAIKRARQMGLLPYLKI; translated from the coding sequence ATGGCTTACAAGAGAAAAAGAAAGAAGGTCAAGAAGTGCAGACTCTGTGAAATGGAATTGGACTACGTTGATTATAAAGACACAAGGCTTCTCAGTGAATTTCTCACCGACAAGGGAAAGATCATACCAAAGAGGCTCACCGGAAACTGTTCAAAGCACCAGAGAATGGTGAAGGTAGCTATCAAGAGGGCAAGACAGATGGGACTCCTTCCATACCTGAAGATATGA
- a CDS encoding queuosine precursor transporter, with translation MLVNWMFLGLEYLVGVLLVFFAIRFFGLKGMYALGAILVLYMNVAVLKAYELLPGVQLYAGVFLGPFFVTLIAIVTEVYGYREAQKLVAVGFFAQVVFLVGMLIALGYIPSSEDWAHEHMKALFLPVWRTTLFSWLAFIASGIFKARFQDFLKGTKGLFGKHLWLRDNAATKLSQLVDNVIFFYGALTGYFSLRTITVFLIWTTLFEWLFDYLDTWVVVKGVGWMLNSSEPYLQKE, from the coding sequence ATGCTGGTGAACTGGATGTTCCTTGGACTCGAGTATCTTGTGGGAGTTCTTCTTGTTTTCTTTGCGATACGTTTCTTCGGCCTGAAAGGAATGTACGCTCTTGGAGCGATTCTTGTTCTCTACATGAACGTTGCCGTTTTGAAGGCGTACGAACTGCTTCCCGGTGTTCAGCTGTACGCCGGGGTTTTCCTCGGACCTTTCTTTGTCACGCTGATCGCCATCGTGACCGAGGTGTACGGGTACAGAGAGGCGCAGAAACTGGTGGCGGTGGGTTTCTTTGCCCAGGTCGTGTTTCTGGTGGGGATGCTGATCGCGCTCGGTTACATCCCTTCCAGCGAAGATTGGGCACACGAACACATGAAGGCTCTCTTTCTCCCCGTCTGGAGAACCACGCTCTTCAGCTGGCTTGCGTTCATCGCGTCCGGTATATTCAAGGCGAGGTTTCAGGATTTTTTGAAGGGAACGAAGGGACTTTTCGGAAAACACCTGTGGCTGCGCGACAACGCTGCAACGAAACTGTCTCAGCTTGTGGACAACGTGATCTTCTTCTACGGAGCCCTCACCGGGTACTTCTCCCTGAGAACGATCACGGTCTTTCTGATCTGGACCACGCTCTTTGAGTGGCTCTTCGACTACCTTGACACGTGGGTCGTAGTGAAGGGTGTGGGGTGGATGTTGAACAGCAGTGAACCTTATCTTCAGAAGGAGTGA
- the rpsF gene encoding 30S ribosomal protein S6 has product MAYVKERIYESMFIIAPNVPEEERENLVERVKKIIEERVKGKIEKVERMGMRKFAYEIKKFSEGDYTVIYFRCDGQNLQELENFYRVTPEIIRWQTFRRFDLEKKERKAQREKAAAEAVETGEGGSEA; this is encoded by the coding sequence GTGGCTTACGTGAAAGAGAGGATCTACGAGAGCATGTTCATCATCGCACCGAACGTTCCAGAGGAAGAGAGAGAAAATCTCGTCGAAAGAGTCAAGAAGATCATCGAAGAAAGAGTCAAGGGAAAGATCGAAAAAGTGGAAAGGATGGGTATGAGAAAGTTCGCCTACGAGATCAAGAAGTTCAGCGAAGGAGATTACACGGTGATTTACTTCAGGTGCGATGGTCAGAACCTTCAGGAGCTGGAGAATTTCTACAGAGTGACACCCGAAATCATCAGATGGCAGACCTTCAGAAGGTTCGATCTGGAAAAGAAAGAGAGAAAGGCGCAGAGAGAAAAGGCAGCTGCTGAAGCTGTCGAGACAGGTGAAGGAGGATCCGAAGCTTAA
- a CDS encoding AAA family ATPase, with protein MKQTVADLLSVLVDRPLREGESEYLVNRAREINYLNSIALHQPFGIVGVSGETGIGKTTVLNFVNPEGVFTVRVNISLRDSMESILYDLLHSLALSLEKVEGVSDLAKEVRKWITDEVSTIKGFSLGVSFGVNASLTHEKSIRPRFNFFEAREKLGELIKQTVQRKGKFLLIIDELDKEKKEDVLRVIDSIKNFIIMEDFVVILSLPFSIYREYAADRLRWNEAGNLENIFTDIVFVETLKKLEIKELIIKRLGSYIELIEDGVLDIVAGFSDGNPRDGLWILTKAIYDNIHKELLSKEDLINTINRTISEYTGLTLNLTENQKKAIRVLRGSVYSREKIIETLQKEGFKRTTAYSVMDQLLQKRILLVEKEGYRISGKFSYMEI; from the coding sequence GTGAAGCAAACGGTGGCCGATCTTTTGAGTGTTCTGGTGGACAGACCGCTCAGAGAAGGCGAATCAGAGTACCTGGTGAACAGGGCCAGGGAGATAAACTATCTGAACTCAATAGCACTTCATCAACCTTTTGGGATTGTTGGTGTTTCTGGAGAGACGGGCATTGGAAAAACGACGGTACTCAACTTCGTGAACCCGGAAGGAGTATTCACGGTCAGGGTGAACATCTCGCTCAGAGACTCCATGGAGAGCATACTCTACGATCTTTTGCACAGTCTGGCGCTTTCCCTGGAGAAGGTGGAGGGAGTGTCGGATCTTGCAAAAGAGGTTAGAAAGTGGATAACGGATGAAGTTTCAACCATAAAGGGCTTTTCCCTTGGTGTTTCCTTTGGTGTGAACGCCAGCCTGACACACGAGAAATCGATCAGACCGAGGTTCAACTTCTTCGAAGCCAGAGAAAAACTCGGAGAACTGATAAAACAGACGGTTCAGAGAAAGGGAAAATTCCTTCTGATCATAGACGAACTGGACAAGGAGAAGAAGGAAGACGTTCTCAGGGTGATAGATTCGATAAAGAACTTCATCATCATGGAGGATTTTGTCGTTATACTTTCTCTTCCCTTTTCGATATACCGCGAATACGCTGCCGACAGACTGAGATGGAACGAAGCAGGAAATCTGGAAAACATATTCACGGACATCGTTTTTGTTGAGACTCTGAAGAAACTTGAGATCAAAGAGTTGATCATCAAAAGGCTTGGATCTTACATTGAACTCATCGAAGACGGAGTGCTCGATATAGTGGCCGGTTTTTCCGATGGAAACCCAAGAGACGGCCTGTGGATATTGACAAAGGCGATCTACGACAACATTCACAAGGAACTGTTGAGTAAAGAGGATCTGATCAACACGATCAACAGGACGATATCAGAGTACACCGGGCTGACTCTGAACCTGACAGAAAACCAGAAAAAGGCCATTCGAGTCCTGAGAGGTTCTGTCTACTCCAGAGAAAAGATCATAGAAACACTTCAGAAAGAGGGCTTCAAGCGAACAACGGCGTACTCAGTCATGGATCAACTCCTTCAAAAGCGGATACTCCTTGTTGAAAAGGAAGGCTACAGGATCTCTGGAAAGTTCAGTTACATGGAGATCTGA
- a CDS encoding glycosyltransferase family 4 protein — translation MKVLVIGYMHLRNDKRVFRTVQALSKKGEVIYQYWTEKEELPFKENNIRYIPVKCSNRGNIFQKAVERKQFDEKICHLVESEDYDILYMHHFPATKPLKPFVVAKKRGKKIVYDIHEYHPQNFLKTLPRPLSDLKEFVMWRIFKKQLQLSDLCIFVSEETRNDVVAKTGLNPEKTFVVPNYASMKIEPDPDKKRMEIVLVGKTTRNLIHEKRLVKALVERGFSFRIIGMDSETFSDVPHTYTSFLPYEKMMGELSKSMFSLISYSTIGREDYKNDLYALPHKFYDSIAAGTPVIVKNSFVSMAKIVEDLGIGVVIDPANVEESLKRIENACQRYEEILENIRRHQEGFVWDKKKEEEFLERVMG, via the coding sequence TTGAAAGTGCTCGTCATTGGATACATGCACCTGAGAAACGACAAGAGGGTCTTCAGAACAGTTCAGGCTCTGTCCAAGAAAGGTGAAGTTATTTACCAGTACTGGACGGAGAAAGAAGAGCTACCTTTTAAGGAGAATAACATCAGATACATCCCCGTGAAATGTTCGAACAGGGGAAATATTTTCCAGAAAGCCGTTGAAAGAAAACAATTCGATGAAAAAATCTGTCATCTTGTAGAGAGTGAGGATTACGATATCCTCTACATGCATCACTTTCCGGCTACAAAACCTCTAAAACCCTTCGTTGTGGCTAAAAAGCGTGGAAAAAAGATCGTCTACGATATACACGAGTATCATCCTCAGAATTTTCTCAAAACTCTTCCCAGGCCTTTGAGTGATCTGAAAGAATTTGTGATGTGGAGGATATTCAAAAAACAGCTTCAGCTGTCTGACCTGTGTATCTTCGTCTCTGAAGAAACACGGAACGATGTTGTGGCAAAGACCGGACTGAACCCGGAGAAAACTTTCGTTGTACCAAACTACGCATCGATGAAAATCGAACCAGATCCGGATAAAAAGAGGATGGAAATCGTTCTGGTAGGAAAAACAACGAGAAATCTCATTCATGAAAAGAGGCTCGTAAAAGCACTTGTCGAAAGAGGATTTTCCTTCAGAATAATAGGAATGGATTCAGAAACGTTTTCCGATGTTCCGCACACGTACACATCTTTTCTGCCGTACGAAAAGATGATGGGAGAACTCTCAAAAAGCATGTTTTCATTGATATCGTACAGCACTATCGGGAGAGAAGATTACAAGAACGATCTGTACGCTCTGCCGCACAAATTCTACGACTCCATCGCTGCCGGAACACCCGTTATCGTGAAGAATTCTTTCGTTTCGATGGCAAAGATAGTTGAGGATCTGGGAATAGGAGTTGTTATAGACCCGGCAAACGTTGAAGAAAGCTTGAAGAGAATAGAAAACGCCTGTCAGAGATATGAAGAGATACTGGAGAATATTAGAAGACATCAGGAGGGATTCGTGTGGGACAAGAAGAAGGAAGAAGAATTTCTGGAAAGAGTCATGGGTTGA
- a CDS encoding lipopolysaccharide biosynthesis protein: MKQYIKGFLSFSAGTWIRAIVSFFSTPVISYLIVPEEFGKAAMFTLVYNIALLVSLTGLDQSFVRYYYQEEKRNELFWSCVFLPFTFGISVSLIFILFESHLSLILFGKDYQGIGLIFSISLMTGIFQRFNQLSIRMQKRGVLYSILDVVNSLGNVGGTIVFALTVSKSFYAVVWGQICGNVSALVLGFITDRESRKFAKVNFKKIGEFLKYGLPLLPSSLLFWLFSSIDRISLRQYSNFTEIGLYSAAFKIVSVMQLFQAGFTTFWIPLAYERFETRPDSREFFKKANQMVSLTIFLFGLLVLSFKDMIFLLFARSYRNASFIAPFLILQPIMYVVSETTVLGINFTKKTYWHIVVTGLSALANFAGNQLLVPYLGAKGAAISTGLSYVLFFTLRTLIAEKLYPIGFNLKKIYAGVLVVSLVAFFGTFLENFLIFPLLSVTGIFLILLLYRDEMIYLKNHFKNLHR, from the coding sequence ATGAAACAGTATATAAAGGGATTCCTTTCGTTTTCTGCTGGCACATGGATCCGTGCTATTGTTAGCTTTTTTTCTACTCCCGTCATAAGTTATCTGATTGTTCCTGAAGAGTTCGGAAAAGCAGCCATGTTCACACTCGTTTATAACATCGCTCTTCTTGTTTCTCTAACAGGGCTCGATCAGAGTTTTGTGAGATATTATTACCAAGAAGAGAAAAGGAATGAGTTGTTCTGGAGTTGTGTATTTTTACCTTTTACTTTTGGTATTTCTGTATCCCTTATTTTCATTCTTTTCGAGTCTCATCTTAGTCTGATTCTTTTCGGAAAAGACTATCAAGGAATAGGACTTATTTTCTCCATCTCTCTTATGACGGGCATCTTCCAGAGGTTCAACCAACTCTCTATCAGAATGCAAAAGAGAGGAGTTCTCTATTCTATACTTGATGTAGTGAATTCTCTTGGAAACGTGGGAGGAACCATAGTTTTTGCTCTGACCGTTTCAAAAAGTTTTTATGCTGTTGTCTGGGGACAGATCTGTGGAAACGTATCAGCTCTGGTTTTGGGTTTTATCACCGACAGAGAGTCACGGAAGTTCGCGAAGGTAAATTTCAAAAAAATAGGAGAGTTCCTAAAGTACGGTTTGCCGCTTCTTCCAAGTTCTCTTCTCTTTTGGCTTTTTTCTTCGATAGACAGAATTTCCCTGAGACAGTACTCAAATTTTACAGAGATAGGACTCTACAGTGCGGCTTTCAAGATAGTCTCTGTGATGCAACTGTTTCAGGCAGGTTTCACCACATTCTGGATTCCGCTCGCTTATGAAAGATTCGAGACCCGGCCCGACTCCAGAGAATTCTTCAAAAAGGCAAATCAAATGGTAAGCCTCACCATATTTTTGTTTGGTCTTCTTGTTCTTTCCTTCAAGGATATGATCTTCTTGCTCTTTGCCAGAAGTTACAGAAATGCATCTTTCATTGCTCCTTTTCTGATTTTACAACCGATCATGTATGTTGTATCAGAGACAACGGTTCTTGGGATAAACTTCACGAAAAAGACGTACTGGCACATCGTCGTGACCGGACTTTCTGCTCTGGCCAATTTTGCAGGGAACCAGCTTCTTGTTCCATACCTTGGAGCAAAAGGTGCCGCCATATCCACAGGTCTTTCATATGTTCTTTTCTTCACCCTCAGAACACTCATAGCCGAGAAACTTTATCCGATCGGTTTTAACCTTAAGAAGATCTACGCTGGTGTCCTTGTTGTCTCACTGGTAGCATTTTTTGGAACTTTCCTGGAAAATTTCCTGATCTTTCCTCTTCTATCCGTCACAGGGATATTTCTTATCTTACTTCTCTACAGAGACGAGATGATCTATCTGAAAAACCATTTCAAAAACCTGCACAGGTAA
- a CDS encoding single-stranded DNA-binding protein encodes MSFFNKIILIGRLVRDPEKRYTLSGTPVTTFTIAVDRVPRKNAPDDAQTTDFFNVVTFGRLAEFTGTYLTKGRLVLIEGEMRMRRWETPSGEKRVSPEVVANVVRFMDRKPAETVNETEEELEIPEEDFSSDTFSEDEPPF; translated from the coding sequence ATGTCTTTCTTCAACAAGATCATACTCATAGGAAGACTCGTGAGAGATCCTGAAAAGAGATACACGCTCAGCGGAACTCCCGTCACCACCTTCACGATAGCGGTGGACAGGGTTCCCAGAAAGAACGCGCCGGACGATGCTCAGACAACGGATTTCTTCAATGTTGTTACCTTTGGAAGACTCGCAGAATTCACGGGAACCTATCTCACCAAGGGAAGGCTTGTTCTCATCGAAGGTGAAATGAGAATGAGAAGATGGGAAACACCGTCTGGAGAAAAAAGGGTATCTCCGGAGGTTGTCGCAAACGTTGTTAGATTCATGGACAGAAAACCTGCTGAAACGGTCAACGAGACTGAAGAGGAACTGGAGATACCGGAGGAAGACTTTTCCAGCGATACTTTCAGTGAAGATGAACCACCATTTTGA
- a CDS encoding glycosyltransferase family 4 protein — protein MMVLILTNLFPTKDNPNSGIFITKRLKEHEKLGVDFTAVSLAFRDKGRLLSLLRSLLRKPSEVPLKELEGVSFNPVFVERGLFDVVIQKFWTMKKALENFTDRFAEQIFQKFPKHNIIHAHGMYLPAPAGVVARKVSEIWNVPYVVTLHGSDVNLNMARRDVRDIYLETLENAARCIFVSRALLEKAKSFGYSGQNATVIPNGYDPDVFKPMDKNTVIKELGIYKEDTQYVGFVGNLIPIKRADKLPEIFRKIAKELPNTRFLIVGNGVLRDKILKEMEGLDVIFAGRVPQVEVAKYMNAMNVMVLPSRNEGWPCVVLEAQACGTCVVGSSNGGIPEAIGFDEYVVEEGENFEERFARKVVDVLKSGYDRNRLIERAKGFTWEEIVKREIKIYDQVG, from the coding sequence TTGATGGTTCTCATCCTGACAAATCTCTTCCCAACAAAAGACAACCCAAACTCAGGTATCTTCATAACAAAAAGGCTGAAGGAGCACGAAAAACTCGGCGTTGATTTTACGGCCGTTTCGCTGGCGTTCAGGGATAAGGGAAGACTTCTAAGTCTTCTAAGAAGCCTTCTACGCAAACCTTCTGAAGTTCCTCTTAAAGAACTGGAAGGAGTGTCTTTCAATCCTGTTTTTGTTGAAAGAGGGCTCTTTGATGTAGTTATTCAAAAGTTCTGGACAATGAAAAAAGCACTCGAAAACTTCACGGATCGATTTGCTGAACAGATTTTTCAGAAGTTTCCAAAACACAACATCATCCACGCACACGGGATGTATCTTCCCGCACCAGCAGGTGTTGTTGCAAGGAAGGTCTCTGAGATCTGGAACGTTCCTTACGTTGTGACGCTTCATGGAAGCGATGTGAACCTGAACATGGCAAGACGTGATGTGAGAGATATATACCTGGAAACTCTAGAAAACGCCGCAAGATGCATCTTTGTAAGCAGAGCACTTCTTGAGAAGGCAAAATCTTTTGGCTATTCTGGTCAAAACGCAACTGTGATACCAAACGGATACGACCCGGATGTCTTCAAACCCATGGACAAAAACACCGTGATAAAAGAACTTGGAATATACAAAGAAGACACGCAATACGTGGGTTTTGTCGGAAATCTGATACCCATAAAAAGGGCAGATAAACTGCCTGAGATATTTAGAAAAATAGCAAAAGAACTTCCAAACACCAGATTTTTGATCGTCGGAAATGGAGTGCTGAGAGATAAAATACTGAAAGAGATGGAAGGGCTCGATGTTATCTTTGCCGGAAGGGTGCCGCAGGTGGAAGTTGCAAAGTACATGAACGCGATGAACGTGATGGTTCTTCCAAGCAGGAATGAAGGATGGCCATGTGTTGTGCTGGAAGCCCAGGCCTGTGGAACGTGTGTGGTTGGAAGCAGTAATGGTGGTATTCCAGAAGCGATAGGCTTTGATGAGTACGTGGTGGAAGAGGGAGAAAATTTCGAGGAAAGGTTTGCCAGAAAAGTGGTTGATGTTCTAAAAAGTGGCTATGATAGAAACAGGTTGATAGAAAGAGCAAAAGGATTTACATGGGAAGAGATAGTGAAAAGGGAAATAAAAATTTACGATCAGGTGGGATGA
- a CDS encoding metal-dependent transcriptional regulator, whose amino-acid sequence MLSPTEKRYLLAVLLTTEEGSTRLKRVSDFLKVKMPSAKQILEDLATKKFINYVRRGPISLTKKGMELAQKEMERFNNLKEFLKKILFLNEEEAEKGAWEIFFNLEESIADRVVDFMNFLTHCPHITPICIKGFKEYLETGEFPTLCRLRR is encoded by the coding sequence ATGTTATCACCAACGGAAAAAAGGTATCTACTCGCCGTTCTTTTGACAACGGAAGAGGGAAGCACGAGACTGAAGAGAGTATCGGACTTTTTGAAAGTGAAAATGCCCTCCGCGAAGCAGATTCTGGAGGACCTCGCAACCAAAAAGTTCATAAATTACGTGAGAAGAGGCCCTATCTCTTTGACGAAAAAGGGAATGGAGCTCGCTCAAAAAGAAATGGAGCGATTCAACAACCTGAAAGAATTTCTGAAGAAGATTCTCTTCCTCAACGAAGAAGAGGCAGAAAAAGGTGCCTGGGAGATCTTCTTCAACCTCGAGGAGAGTATCGCCGATAGGGTCGTTGATTTCATGAACTTCCTCACCCACTGTCCACACATAACGCCGATATGCATAAAGGGCTTCAAAGAATATCTGGAAACAGGAGAGTTTCCAACTCTTTGCAGACTCAGAAGGTGA
- a CDS encoding nucleotidyltransferase domain-containing protein, translated as MSKRLSGSAKIFYPEYDREKVLEIIRNSLPQLLKVLPVKLVVLFGSYAKGNFTAFSDVDLLVVYEDPFREDAYKIVKRTIKLKGLEPHVYSLSEYKQMEKTISKMIEGGVVVYKAL; from the coding sequence ATGTCAAAAAGATTGTCAGGTTCTGCGAAGATCTTCTATCCAGAATATGATCGGGAAAAGGTCCTGGAGATAATCAGAAACTCCCTCCCACAGCTTTTGAAGGTACTTCCTGTAAAGCTTGTTGTGCTTTTTGGCTCTTATGCAAAGGGGAATTTCACCGCCTTCAGCGATGTCGATCTTCTTGTCGTGTACGAAGACCCGTTCAGAGAAGACGCTTATAAAATCGTGAAAAGGACCATCAAATTGAAAGGACTGGAACCGCACGTCTACTCTCTGAGTGAATACAAACAGATGGAAAAGACCATCTCGAAGATGATCGAGGGTGGAGTGGTTGTTTATAAAGCGTTATAG